Proteins from a genomic interval of Natator depressus isolate rNatDep1 chromosome 20, rNatDep2.hap1, whole genome shotgun sequence:
- the S1PR2 gene encoding sphingosine 1-phosphate receptor 2 yields MGSIYKDYFNPLKIQEHYNYTKGLTESRLTPGRDPVSVTIVVLCCLIVLENLLVLLSVYRNKKFHSAMFIFIGNLAFSDLLAGLAFMANVLLSGRYTFWLTPVQWFVREGTAFATLAASVLSLLAIAIERHVAITKVKLYGSDKNCRMVLLIGACWVISVAIGGLPIMGWNCMGQLEDCSTVLPLYSKRYILFVVTVFTAILLSIVVLYGHIYCIVRSSHAEIAGTQTLALLKTVTIVLGAFIICWLPAFIILLLDTSCAIKACPVLYKADYFFSFATLNSAINPVIYTLRSKDMRKEFLRVLCCWGGAGRGKPAKRCMMPLRSSSSLEHGTQKQELPTSPILRECTTSV; encoded by the coding sequence ATGGGGAGCATCTACAAGGATTACTTCAACCCGCTGAAGATCCAGGAGCACTACAACTACACCAAGGGGCTGACCGAGAGCCGGCTGACCCCGGGGCGCGACCCCGTCTCCGTCACCATTGTCGTCCTGTGCTGCCTGATCGTGCTGGAGAACCTGCTGGTGCTGCTCTCCGTCTACCGCAACAAGAAGTTCCACTCGGCCATGTTCATCTTCATCGGCAACTTGGCCTTCTCCGACCTGCTGGCCGGCCTGGCCTTCATGGCCAACGTCCTGCTCTCGGGGCGCTACACCTTCTGGCTGACGCCGGTGCAGTGGTTCGTGCGGGAGGGCACGGCCTTTGCCACCCTGGCGGCCTCGGTCCTCAGCCTATTGGCCATCGCCATTGAGCGGCACGTGGCCATCACCAAGGTGAAGCTGTACGGCAGCGACAAGAACTGCCGCATGGTGCTGCTGATcggggcctgctgggtgatctcgGTGGCCATCGGGGGCCTGCCCATCATGGGCTGGAACTGCATGGGGCAGCTGGAGGACTGCTCCACCGTCCTGCCCCTCTACTCCAAGCGCTACATCCTCTTCGTGGTCACCGTCTTCACCGCCATCCTGCTCTCCATCGTGGTGCTGTACGGCCACATCTACTGCATCGTCCGCTCCAGCCACGCCGAGATCGCCGGCACGCAGACCCTGGCCCTGCTCAAGACAGTCACCATTGTGCTGGGGGCCTTCATCATCTGCTGGCTGCCAGCCTTCATCATCCTCCTGCTGGACACCTCGTGCGCCATCAAGGCCTGCCCCGTCCTCTACAAGGCGGACTATTTCTTCAGCTTCGCCACCCTCAACTCGGCCATCAACCCCGTGATCTACACGCTGCGCAGCAAGGACATGCGCAAGGAGTTCCTGCGGGTGCTCTgctgctggggcggggcagggcgcgGCAAGCCGGCCAAGCGCTGCATGATGCCActccgcagctccagctccctggaGCACGGCACCCAGAAGCAAGAGCTGCCCACCTCGCCCATCCTGCGGGAATGCACCACCTCGGTGTGA